One part of the Bacteroidia bacterium genome encodes these proteins:
- a CDS encoding phosphoenolpyruvate hydrolase family protein, producing MIVPRTSREEIMAKLKKKVDNNIPIFIASAGSGLVASLLEKAGADCINTFSGARLRANGMGTMSMLWPILDSNKQTFDYTREDIMPAIKGDAFICACINANDPLKDMRWFLEDLKKIGVFSVSNIGPSISYVDKDSEIFKVLTKSGITLDNEIEMLKLAKEMEMVSVGLAFNMEDSIRMVEESMPDIFCFHAGTTKGGLKGYDSGETIEETAARTEEANKVLRKIKPDIMLIAHGAALENPVDAQYILNHTSCDGIWTGSSTERIPIEKAVYSTAKEFADLRFPDKK from the coding sequence ATGATAGTCCCACGTACCTCCCGTGAAGAAATAATGGCCAAGTTGAAAAAGAAGGTCGACAATAATATTCCCATATTCATTGCCAGTGCGGGCAGTGGATTGGTTGCGAGTCTACTGGAAAAGGCCGGTGCTGATTGTATCAATACATTTTCAGGTGCAAGATTGCGAGCCAATGGAATGGGAACCATGTCTATGCTTTGGCCCATCCTGGATTCAAATAAGCAAACCTTTGACTACACGCGCGAAGATATCATGCCTGCAATCAAGGGTGATGCTTTTATCTGCGCCTGTATAAATGCCAATGATCCCTTGAAGGACATGCGTTGGTTTTTGGAAGATTTGAAAAAAATCGGAGTTTTTTCAGTTTCTAATATCGGTCCCTCTATTAGCTATGTAGATAAGGATAGCGAAATATTTAAGGTACTGACCAAAAGTGGGATTACACTCGATAATGAGATCGAGATGCTGAAATTGGCCAAAGAAATGGAAATGGTTTCCGTAGGTCTGGCCTTCAATATGGAGGACAGCATTCGTATGGTTGAAGAATCGATGCCCGACATCTTTTGTTTTCATGCAGGTACAACCAAAGGAGGCTTGAAAGGATATGATTCTGGAGAAACAATTGAAGAAACGGCAGCCCGTACAGAAGAAGCAAATAAAGTATTGAGGAAGATAAAACCGGATATCATGTTGATTGCTCATGGAGCAGCTTTAGAAAATCCGGTAGACGCCCAATATATCCTGAATCATACCAGCTGTGATGGCATTTGGACGGGTTCTTCTACCGAAAGGATTCCGATTGAAAAAGCTGTATATTCTACTGCAAAGGAATTTGCTGATCTTAGATTCCCTGATAAAAAATAG
- a CDS encoding IPT/TIG domain-containing protein: MLSKFNISIVLGLLGLLLLITQCAPPEISAPRLDRLDPTEGSVGEVVIIWGEFMHHTTSVILDGEELNFSPGQTPEEEIFFIIPESLELGDHLVYVESVSGKSNTLNLKVINPRPIINSVNLEIGMPGDSVKVCGEHLQNSGLLIELLGQRINNFTYDAQGCLLFTVPEGLTTSSGELIITVDGRSDSRPFSVRSSPTAPIIQSIIPSVTAPLDTIKIFGESLLGNELKVIFTPSIETDVLEKSDTLVKVIVPVDAENGSVKLIVDGVETNEFSIVVVRPENPLIGSIAPSTASIGDTVEINGQNFGAAADVVEIIFSDNKQAEIVSRTPQKISTIVPADAITGEVKVKVNELISSGFSFTIIPLGLPSISSISPDSAAQNTLLSINGVNLDGANQNIVFQQGGVRANGNIVTASPDLISANLPQANFQLGKVEVWAEIDGDNSDTLSFDFVPPPSIALINGGNSVNNGAIIEIQGENFIPSINNPVKVFFSSTGATEGVITGRTNTKIDVRVPIDAITGVVRILTPYGEVSDSIFLQSLSKISAVQPSNNAPNYPILIYGENLDQVNELKFGNLTVNTGFQYSAACNCLGGNIPDGVGLGNLDIRTGVNGSFSSPFAYNINANLPAVSAPGSPVILPTPPPGVSMGSFQNGWIVAYGPGPNGPDSVREGRFALAGDIVFNSPNADGFYVIVDEDNNNDTVGFFSEFGDTSRLVINNQIYIGKQNSVYMGDSVYYNDYQGFIPNMVYTPLNSGKQVELVFPGILTNVAVASNSTQYILTIRGKYFLRREFDPLFPIYSESGFYEFTSGGNTISIPSFGSNPAEIDELIWNSYNEIVLKIKKSDIPPGTYDFSIDVFGGFTNDISIMLP, encoded by the coding sequence TTTCTAAATTTAATATATCTATTGTTCTGGGTTTACTTGGATTACTCCTCTTAATCACCCAATGTGCGCCTCCAGAAATCTCAGCACCAAGACTTGATCGACTTGATCCAACAGAAGGTTCAGTAGGAGAAGTTGTTATTATTTGGGGGGAATTCATGCATCACACTACTTCTGTGATTTTGGATGGGGAAGAGCTTAATTTTTCTCCGGGCCAGACTCCGGAAGAGGAGATTTTTTTCATTATCCCTGAATCTTTGGAACTGGGAGATCACCTTGTGTATGTAGAATCCGTTTCAGGCAAGTCCAATACCTTGAATCTGAAAGTAATCAATCCCAGACCAATTATTAACTCCGTAAATCTTGAGATAGGAATGCCTGGAGATAGTGTGAAGGTTTGTGGAGAGCATCTGCAAAATTCAGGCTTACTCATCGAACTCCTGGGACAACGTATTAACAATTTCACCTATGATGCTCAAGGTTGTCTATTATTTACTGTTCCTGAAGGATTGACAACAAGCTCTGGAGAATTGATCATTACGGTCGATGGCCGATCAGATTCAAGACCCTTTTCTGTAAGATCAAGTCCTACAGCTCCTATTATCCAATCAATTATTCCTTCGGTTACTGCGCCTCTGGATACCATTAAGATTTTTGGAGAAAGCCTTTTGGGTAATGAACTAAAAGTGATTTTTACTCCTTCAATTGAAACGGATGTCCTGGAAAAATCAGATACTCTTGTTAAGGTGATTGTACCTGTAGATGCCGAAAATGGAAGTGTCAAATTGATTGTAGATGGAGTAGAGACAAATGAATTTTCTATTGTAGTAGTACGTCCGGAAAACCCATTGATCGGAAGTATAGCACCTTCTACAGCCTCAATCGGGGATACCGTCGAAATCAATGGGCAGAATTTTGGAGCAGCAGCAGATGTAGTGGAGATCATATTTTCGGATAATAAACAAGCGGAAATAGTGTCTCGTACTCCTCAAAAGATTTCTACGATTGTTCCCGCAGATGCGATTACGGGAGAAGTGAAAGTAAAAGTTAATGAACTGATTTCTTCGGGTTTCTCTTTTACCATTATTCCATTGGGTTTGCCTAGTATAAGTTCAATAAGTCCTGATTCTGCAGCTCAAAACACACTCTTAAGTATAAATGGGGTAAATCTTGATGGTGCAAACCAAAATATTGTTTTTCAACAAGGAGGAGTAAGGGCAAATGGTAATATAGTGACAGCTAGTCCGGATTTGATTTCTGCTAATCTTCCGCAAGCTAATTTTCAGCTAGGAAAGGTAGAAGTCTGGGCCGAAATTGATGGGGATAATTCTGATACCTTGAGTTTTGATTTTGTTCCTCCTCCTTCTATTGCTTTAATAAATGGCGGAAATTCTGTCAACAATGGAGCTATAATTGAAATTCAGGGCGAAAATTTCATCCCTTCTATCAATAATCCTGTTAAAGTATTCTTTTCCTCTACCGGTGCAACAGAAGGAGTTATAACAGGAAGAACAAATACCAAGATTGATGTGAGAGTTCCGATTGATGCCATTACGGGCGTTGTAAGGATTCTTACACCCTACGGAGAAGTAAGCGATTCCATTTTCTTGCAATCATTGAGCAAGATTAGTGCTGTCCAGCCTTCCAACAATGCGCCCAACTATCCTATTTTGATTTATGGAGAGAATCTGGATCAGGTTAATGAATTGAAATTTGGAAACCTTACGGTAAACACAGGCTTTCAATATTCAGCCGCTTGTAATTGTTTGGGAGGAAATATACCGGATGGAGTAGGCCTTGGAAATCTTGATATTAGGACAGGCGTAAATGGAAGCTTTAGTAGTCCTTTCGCATACAATATCAATGCTAATTTACCAGCTGTAAGTGCACCTGGTTCACCCGTAATTCTCCCGACACCGCCTCCTGGAGTATCCATGGGATCCTTTCAAAATGGTTGGATAGTCGCATATGGCCCTGGACCGAATGGACCGGATAGTGTGAGGGAAGGCCGATTCGCTCTGGCAGGCGATATTGTTTTCAATAGTCCAAATGCTGATGGATTTTATGTAATAGTAGATGAGGACAATAATAATGATACAGTAGGGTTTTTCTCTGAATTTGGTGATACAAGCCGTTTGGTCATCAATAACCAGATTTATATTGGAAAGCAAAATAGCGTGTATATGGGAGATTCCGTTTATTATAATGATTACCAGGGATTTATCCCCAATATGGTTTACACGCCTCTCAATAGTGGCAAGCAAGTAGAATTGGTCTTCCCTGGAATTCTGACCAATGTAGCTGTTGCTTCAAATAGTACTCAATATATTCTTACCATAAGGGGTAAGTATTTTCTAAGACGTGAATTTGATCCCCTTTTTCCCATATATTCGGAATCTGGTTTTTATGAGTTCACAAGTGGAGGAAATACGATAAGTATTCCAAGTTTTGGAAGCAATCCTGCTGAAATTGATGAATTAATTTGGAATTCATATAATGAAATCGTCCTTAAAATAAAAAAATCTGATATACCTCCAGGAACCTATGATTTTTCTATTGATGTTTTTGGTGGATTTACTAATGATATATCAATAATGCTACCTTAG
- a CDS encoding bifunctional aldolase/short-chain dehydrogenase yields MKSSWKDSEAQALNNDLLKLRVYTSRLLGSDEDLVLHGGGNTSVKIKETNIFGEEEEILYVKGSGWDLATIEEAGFAPVKLDALYKLAELDTLTDTQMVKYQRMAMTNPSAPNPSVETILHGIIPYTFVDHTHADAVVIVTNTDNGEERIKEIYGDSVLIVPYVMPGFILAKTIYEMTRGIDWEKLEGMILLNHGVFTFNHDPKKAYEKMIEIVSKAEDYIKDQGIDQIEDNAATNINHLKLAQVRKRVSDMAGKAFLSHLNSSPASTAFSNLKNIDDVCSRGPLTPDHIIRTKRIPIVIHDDHEKDFASYASAYESYYGEFQQGETILDKAPRWGVLPGIGTLSFGPSTKHYKIIDDITRHTKKAIYQGENLGGWVALPQKDLFEVEYWELEQAKLKKMGQPKAMQGKIAMVTGAASGIGKACVESLLDQGAVVAALDINPDVTSAFNTPNVIGIPCDVTDKAAVKAAIHQTVENFGGLDYLITNAGIFPKSAKIADMEDSNWDRSMDLNVSSHRRLMTLCIPYLELGIDPAIVIVGSKNVPAPGPGASAYSVAKAGLTQLGRVAALELGSKGIRVNTIHPNAVFDTGIWTEEVLKTRAANYGLSVQEYKTNNVLQVEVTSRDVADLAVLMLGKAFSKITGSQVPIDGGNDRVI; encoded by the coding sequence ATGAAAAGTTCCTGGAAGGATAGTGAAGCTCAAGCCCTCAACAATGATCTCTTAAAACTGAGGGTCTATACCTCAAGACTTCTGGGTTCAGATGAAGATCTGGTCCTGCATGGCGGAGGGAATACCTCTGTAAAAATCAAAGAGACTAACATATTCGGGGAGGAAGAAGAGATCCTTTATGTGAAAGGAAGTGGTTGGGATTTGGCAACTATTGAAGAAGCAGGCTTTGCACCGGTAAAACTGGATGCGCTATATAAATTGGCTGAATTGGATACGTTGACGGATACCCAAATGGTAAAATACCAGCGAATGGCCATGACCAATCCCTCAGCACCTAATCCTTCGGTAGAAACCATCCTGCATGGAATCATCCCTTATACCTTTGTTGATCACACCCATGCCGATGCGGTTGTAATCGTAACCAATACTGATAATGGAGAAGAACGCATCAAAGAGATTTATGGTGATAGTGTATTGATTGTGCCCTATGTCATGCCTGGCTTTATCCTTGCGAAAACCATCTACGAAATGACAAGAGGGATCGATTGGGAAAAACTGGAAGGTATGATCCTCTTAAATCATGGGGTTTTTACTTTCAACCATGACCCAAAGAAGGCCTATGAAAAAATGATCGAAATCGTCTCCAAAGCGGAAGACTATATCAAAGATCAAGGGATCGATCAGATTGAAGATAATGCAGCTACAAATATAAATCACCTGAAATTGGCCCAGGTCAGAAAAAGGGTTTCTGATATGGCGGGAAAAGCATTTCTCTCTCATTTGAATTCGAGCCCCGCTTCCACAGCTTTTAGCAATCTCAAGAATATCGATGATGTTTGTAGCAGGGGTCCATTGACTCCGGATCATATCATTCGTACCAAGCGAATCCCCATTGTGATTCATGATGACCATGAGAAAGACTTTGCTTCCTATGCTTCTGCTTATGAAAGCTATTATGGTGAATTCCAACAAGGGGAAACCATCCTTGATAAAGCGCCTAGATGGGGAGTTCTCCCGGGAATAGGTACGCTATCTTTTGGTCCCAGTACCAAGCACTACAAAATCATAGATGACATTACCCGCCATACAAAAAAGGCAATTTATCAGGGTGAGAATCTTGGGGGATGGGTGGCATTGCCTCAGAAAGATTTATTCGAAGTTGAATATTGGGAGCTTGAGCAGGCGAAATTGAAGAAAATGGGTCAGCCCAAAGCCATGCAAGGAAAAATTGCGATGGTAACCGGTGCCGCAAGTGGAATTGGGAAAGCATGTGTGGAAAGCCTATTGGATCAAGGTGCTGTTGTTGCTGCCCTGGATATAAATCCGGATGTTACAAGTGCATTCAATACACCCAATGTCATTGGTATCCCCTGTGATGTAACTGATAAAGCCGCAGTCAAAGCTGCTATTCACCAAACCGTCGAAAACTTTGGGGGCCTTGACTATCTAATCACCAATGCAGGTATATTTCCAAAGAGTGCAAAAATAGCCGATATGGAAGATAGCAATTGGGATAGGAGTATGGACCTCAATGTGAGTAGTCATAGACGCCTGATGACTCTCTGCATTCCTTATCTGGAATTGGGAATCGATCCAGCTATCGTAATTGTTGGCTCTAAAAATGTTCCTGCTCCCGGGCCTGGTGCCTCTGCCTATTCTGTAGCCAAAGCTGGCCTTACTCAATTGGGAAGAGTCGCAGCATTAGAACTTGGTTCCAAAGGAATTCGTGTAAACACCATTCATCCCAATGCCGTATTCGATACAGGCATTTGGACCGAAGAAGTACTCAAAACTCGCGCTGCCAATTATGGCCTCAGCGTGCAAGAATACAAAACCAATAATGTACTACAAGTAGAAGTTACCTCCCGGGACGTAGCCGACCTCGCTGTACTCATGCTAGGTAAAGCTTTCTCCAAAATTACCGGTTCTCAAGTTCCTATCGATGGTGGGAATGACAGAGTTATATAA
- a CDS encoding caspase family protein, which translates to MPESESRAFEIKYKDGGLKIPRGNNYLLIIGIDDYMHVGKLQNAVRDAKAFKKLLIDKYHFSEEYALCLFDNEATYSRIDQGLRSLHKKIKKGDNLLIYFSGHGHYDEFYGDGYWIPVDAQYEDNRGYFSYKDIISALAKIESQHTFMIVDSCYSGAVLVENTRDSNGHDPREKDPSRWILASGRNEVVPDGKVGGHSPFAVQLLDTLDRYADEGISVLSLVDKVTRSTIHNGKQKPIGRPIQNTGDKGGQFIFYPKSMDLGKVSMKSLPETQNPSINSREIHAVKTKKKASFGPLLLSLSLLFAAILGLAFSAFVPKKNLRIKAEIEAEQFSFQQKEGTYNFRGIPLTYCRFTDFEKISLEADKFTFNRSGNVINRKLENELSFESMGEKGISTPIRSSLLFESLQISEGSKLNFSRIDPDKFSSRIKVGIEQDNPEKIVMSYLDSANLELEYIDFSSQEDIGFIDELSSLTIFGPAVSARRQISVWPSNSFSLSFDINDSEDSVQLNTGEIGLSKPHFFKRENSNENVPVSSIISGKIFFLNQDQEIYKSHTLSSGEKLALIGDKEFNLSKMLLSEKGYSLELDAVPERVEIDGANILNPPYINWLWQNHRLLFLISVFIYFFLFLLSLPPLRKKMIGIFK; encoded by the coding sequence ATGCCGGAATCAGAATCAAGAGCTTTTGAAATCAAGTATAAGGACGGAGGACTAAAAATCCCCCGTGGCAATAATTATTTGCTAATCATTGGGATTGATGACTATATGCATGTTGGCAAGCTCCAGAATGCCGTTCGGGATGCAAAAGCATTTAAGAAACTCTTAATCGATAAGTATCATTTTTCTGAGGAATACGCTCTTTGTCTTTTTGACAATGAGGCTACTTATTCTCGTATTGATCAGGGATTAAGGAGTTTACACAAAAAAATAAAAAAAGGGGACAATCTATTGATCTATTTTAGTGGCCATGGCCACTATGATGAATTTTATGGAGATGGATATTGGATTCCGGTAGATGCTCAATATGAAGACAATAGAGGCTATTTTTCGTATAAAGATATAATCAGTGCGCTGGCTAAAATCGAAAGCCAGCATACCTTCATGATTGTTGACTCCTGCTATTCTGGGGCGGTTCTGGTTGAAAACACCCGTGATTCAAATGGCCATGATCCCCGTGAAAAAGATCCCAGTCGCTGGATATTGGCTTCTGGAAGGAATGAAGTTGTGCCTGATGGAAAAGTAGGAGGACATAGTCCTTTTGCGGTTCAACTCCTGGACACCCTCGACCGTTATGCAGATGAAGGCATCTCTGTCCTTTCCCTGGTAGATAAAGTTACCCGTTCTACTATACATAATGGGAAACAGAAACCCATAGGAAGGCCCATTCAGAATACGGGTGATAAAGGAGGCCAATTCATTTTTTACCCCAAATCCATGGATCTTGGGAAAGTGAGTATGAAATCGCTTCCAGAGACTCAGAATCCCTCCATTAACTCTCGTGAAATACATGCTGTAAAAACTAAAAAGAAAGCATCCTTTGGACCTTTACTCTTAAGCCTATCACTATTATTCGCGGCAATACTTGGACTAGCATTCTCTGCTTTCGTTCCCAAGAAAAATCTCAGGATAAAAGCTGAAATTGAAGCGGAACAATTTTCCTTTCAGCAGAAAGAGGGAACTTATAATTTTCGGGGAATACCATTAACCTATTGCCGGTTTACAGATTTTGAAAAAATCAGCCTGGAGGCAGATAAATTTACTTTTAATAGATCTGGAAACGTGATAAATAGAAAGCTGGAAAATGAGTTGAGTTTTGAATCCATGGGGGAGAAAGGTATTTCTACCCCAATTAGATCTTCATTACTATTTGAAAGCTTGCAGATTTCTGAAGGGAGTAAACTTAACTTCAGCAGAATTGATCCAGATAAATTTTCATCCAGAATTAAGGTGGGGATTGAACAGGATAATCCTGAAAAGATCGTAATGAGTTATCTGGATTCAGCCAATTTAGAATTGGAGTACATAGATTTTTCTAGCCAGGAAGATATCGGTTTCATTGATGAGCTGAGTAGCCTGACCATATTTGGTCCGGCAGTTTCTGCCAGAAGACAAATTAGCGTATGGCCATCAAACTCTTTTAGTTTGAGTTTTGATATAAATGATTCAGAGGATTCTGTGCAATTGAATACAGGAGAAATAGGGTTAAGTAAGCCTCACTTTTTTAAACGAGAAAATTCCAATGAAAATGTTCCTGTTTCTTCTATAATTTCGGGCAAAATCTTCTTTCTTAATCAGGATCAGGAAATCTATAAAAGTCATACGCTTAGTTCAGGAGAAAAACTTGCGCTCATCGGAGATAAAGAATTTAACTTGTCAAAAATGCTTCTTAGCGAGAAGGGATACTCTCTAGAGCTGGACGCTGTACCTGAAAGGGTGGAAATAGATGGGGCGAATATTTTGAATCCACCCTATATAAATTGGCTATGGCAAAACCATAGACTTCTATTCCTGATTTCTGTATTTATCTATTTCTTTTTGTTTTTATTATCACTGCCACCTTTGCGCAAGAAAATGATAGGAATTTTCAAATAG
- a CDS encoding Tm-1-like ATP-binding domain-containing protein, with translation MSKTIALLVTLDTKDQEAGFLVDEIEARGDKALLIDIGVVGTPGIEATISREEVVKTGGGDLSELLKDPTREKSNPFVVQGCINILNSRIVKDEVHAVLGLGGTQGTSTCCNIMQALPYGFPKIMVSTIASGDTSGFVGIKDITMMPSVSDILKLNPFTRKILANAAAAACGMASVETKFKMEKADKPLIGMSNLGVLTNGAIEAIKYIESKGYEVIVFHAVGSGGQAMEQMMKEGIIGAVFDYAMGEIADDVWSVLRAGGPERLTVAGKLGLPQVLCPGGAEHLGILVEPNVVPDEFKDHQIVFHSPVVFVPRLNEEEIVRVAKSIVERLQHTKDKAYFMFPKKGVGRYSIPGGILEDPASDKAFFDYLRDNLPSNIQVVERETHAEDPAFVREAVDLLIELIEKE, from the coding sequence ATGTCCAAGACTATTGCACTACTCGTAACCCTGGATACCAAAGACCAGGAGGCTGGATTTTTGGTGGATGAAATTGAAGCCAGAGGCGACAAAGCTTTATTGATAGACATCGGGGTTGTGGGTACGCCAGGCATTGAAGCCACTATCAGCAGAGAGGAAGTTGTTAAAACCGGAGGAGGAGATTTATCCGAACTTTTGAAAGACCCGACTCGTGAGAAATCCAATCCCTTTGTAGTTCAGGGTTGTATCAATATTCTGAATTCCCGCATTGTAAAGGATGAAGTGCATGCCGTATTGGGACTCGGAGGAACTCAGGGAACTTCTACCTGTTGTAACATCATGCAGGCCCTCCCCTATGGTTTTCCCAAGATCATGGTTTCGACCATTGCATCCGGAGATACCAGTGGCTTCGTAGGCATCAAGGACATTACCATGATGCCATCGGTGAGCGACATCTTGAAACTCAATCCGTTTACCCGAAAGATACTCGCCAATGCCGCTGCAGCTGCTTGTGGAATGGCATCCGTTGAGACCAAATTTAAAATGGAGAAAGCGGATAAGCCCCTGATCGGCATGTCCAATTTGGGAGTCCTTACCAATGGTGCGATAGAGGCTATCAAATACATTGAATCCAAAGGTTATGAGGTCATCGTTTTCCATGCAGTGGGAAGTGGTGGACAGGCCATGGAACAGATGATGAAAGAAGGCATTATTGGAGCCGTTTTCGATTATGCTATGGGGGAAATTGCGGACGATGTCTGGAGCGTTCTTAGGGCTGGTGGTCCGGAGCGTCTGACAGTCGCGGGCAAACTAGGATTGCCACAGGTACTCTGTCCGGGAGGAGCTGAGCACTTAGGAATCCTGGTAGAACCCAATGTCGTACCGGATGAATTCAAAGACCATCAAATCGTATTTCATAGCCCCGTAGTCTTTGTTCCTCGACTCAATGAGGAAGAAATCGTTCGTGTAGCGAAAAGCATCGTAGAACGCCTTCAACATACCAAAGACAAAGCCTACTTCATGTTCCCCAAAAAGGGCGTAGGGCGATACTCCATACCAGGAGGTATATTGGAAGATCCCGCCTCTGACAAGGCCTTTTTCGATTATCTCAGAGACAATTTACCTAGCAATATTCAGGTGGTGGAAAGAGAAACTCATGCAGAAGATCCGGCATTTGTGAGAGAGGCCGTTGACTTGCTGATTGAGTTGATTGAGAAGGAATAA
- a CDS encoding alpha/beta hydrolase — translation MKNAVNYTRSGSGKKVLFHHGLGADLSQAHRFFQGFEGIDLICPEALGHGHSLYSENSPPSFLQYSNDVLEVLDKESIDNCIFGGISMGSGISLHIALTFPERVDALILVRPAWLDKGRPANLEILLDIAELIGHPGGKRSFENSEAFLAIKNQLPKAATSIMGQFSRAQGSHTSEVLDHMVNDKPFDRMADLTSIDIPTLIIGNDDDPLHPWEMAEAIHQAIPGSKLEKVVSRYIDDLQHKKEAQAVISAFLDTL, via the coding sequence ATGAAAAACGCTGTCAACTACACAAGATCAGGATCAGGAAAGAAAGTACTCTTTCACCATGGTTTAGGTGCGGACCTATCACAGGCCCATCGATTTTTTCAAGGCTTTGAAGGCATTGATCTCATTTGTCCAGAAGCTTTGGGACATGGTCATTCCCTTTATTCCGAAAATTCTCCACCTTCTTTTCTCCAGTATTCAAATGATGTGCTAGAGGTGCTGGATAAAGAAAGCATTGATAACTGCATCTTTGGAGGCATCAGCATGGGATCGGGTATCTCTCTACATATCGCATTAACATTTCCGGAAAGAGTCGATGCCTTAATTCTCGTCAGACCCGCATGGTTGGATAAAGGAAGGCCTGCCAACCTGGAAATCTTATTGGATATTGCAGAGCTAATTGGTCATCCTGGCGGCAAGAGAAGTTTTGAAAATTCGGAAGCATTTTTGGCAATCAAAAATCAATTGCCCAAGGCAGCGACTTCTATTATGGGTCAGTTTTCTCGCGCACAAGGAAGCCATACTTCTGAAGTTCTGGATCATATGGTTAATGATAAACCCTTTGATCGCATGGCTGATCTAACTAGCATAGATATTCCCACTTTGATCATTGGAAATGATGATGACCCCCTTCACCCCTGGGAAATGGCTGAGGCAATCCATCAGGCAATCCCTGGTAGCAAATTGGAAAAAGTTGTTTCCAGATATATAGATGACCTCCAACACAAAAAAGAAGCACAGGCAGTTATTTCTGCCTTTTTAGATACCTTATAA